A single window of Rhodamnia argentea isolate NSW1041297 chromosome 5, ASM2092103v1, whole genome shotgun sequence DNA harbors:
- the LOC115737221 gene encoding CDPK-related kinase 5-like, which yields MGTCTSKPPKPNPYASRGRSPDDQTHPSQAPESPPTPLHYKPTPAVTTPRSPFFPFYSPSPSPAHFLKKTPAAAAASANSTPRRFFKRPFAPPSPAKHIKAVLARRHGKKAAKAIPEEEGDDQVELDKRFGFSKELTSRLEVGDEVGRGHFGYTCSARFRKGEFKGQQVAVKVIPKAKMTTAIAVEDVRREVKILRALSGHSNLVRFYDAFEDPDNVYVVMELCEGGELLDRILSRGGKYSEDDAKAVMVQILNVVAFCHLQGVVHRDLKPENFLYTSKEENSQLKAIDFGLSDFVRPDEKLNDIVGSAYYVAPEVLHRSYTTEADVWSVGVIAYILLCGSRPFWARTESGIFRTVLKAEPSFDEPPWPSLSSEAKDFVKRLLNKDPRRRMSAAQALSHPWIRNYNGVKVPLDILIFKLMKAYMRSSSLRRAALRALAKTLTVDELVYLREQFTLLEPNKSGSITLENLKLALMRNATDAMKESRIPDFLASLNALQYRRMDFEEFCAAALSVHQMEALDNWEQHARSAYEHFEKDGNRAIVIDELASELGLSPSVPVHAVLHDWIRHTDGKLSFLGFIKLLHGMSSRTATKT from the exons atgggaacttGCACCTCTAAGCCACCGAAACCCAACCCTTATGCATCGAGAGGACGCTCCCCAGATGACCAAACTCACCCCTCACAAGCCCCCGAATCCCCTCCCACTCCTCTCCACTACAAGCCCACCCCAGCAGTTACCACCCCTCGATCCCCCTTCTTCCCCTTCTACAGCCCCAGCCCCAGCCCCGCCCACTTCCTCAAGAAGACtccggcggcggcagcggcgtcCGCCAACTCCACGCCGCGGAGGTTCTTCAAGCGGCCGTTCGCCCCGCCGTCCCCCGCGAAGCACATAAAGGCGGTGCTCGCGCGGCGGCACGGCAAGAAGGCGGCGAAGGCGATACCGGAGGAAGAGGGGGATGACCAGGTGGAACTGGACAAGAGGTTTGGGTTTTCTAAGGAGCTCACGAGCCGGCTGGAGGTTGGGGATGAAGTGGGGAGAGGGCATTTTGGGTACACCTGCTCTGCAAGGTTCAGGAAAGGGGAGTTCAAGGGACAGCAGGTTGCTGTTAAGGTCATCCCCAAGGCTAAG atGACAACAGCTATTGCAGTTGAAGATGTGCGGAGGGAGGTGAAGATATTACGAGCCTTGTCTGGACATAGTAATCTAGTTCGGTTTTATGATGCATTTGAAGACCCTGATAATGTCTACGTTGTTATGGA GTtatgtgaaggaggagaactaCTAGACAGAATACTTTCTAG AGGTGGCAAATATTCTGAAGATGATGCGAAGGCTGTTATGGTGCAGATACTAAACGTGGTCGCATTTTGTCATCTCCAAGGAGTGGTTCATAGAGATCTTAAACCAGAG AACTTTCTTTATACATCGAAGGAAGAGAATTCCCAATTGAAGGCAATAGATTTCGGCTTGTCAGATTTTGTGAGGCCAG ATGAAAAGCTTAATGACATAGTTGGAAGTGCCTATTATGTTGCCCCTGAAGTTTTACATAGATCCTACACTACAGAGGCTGATGTCTGGAGTGTCGGTGTGATAGCTTATATTCTTTTATGTGGTAGTCGGCCATTTTGGGCAAGGACAGAGTCTGGAATTTTCCGCACAGTCCTGAAAGCTGAGCCAAGTTTTGATGAACCGCCATGGCCTTCTTTATCTTCAGAGGCAAAGGACTTTGTCAAGCGTCTGTTGAACAAGGATCCCAGGAGACGTATGAGTGCCGCTCAGGCTTTGA GCCATCCTTGGATTCGGAATTATAATGGTGTGAAAGTCCCTCTAGACATACTTATATTTAAACTCATGAAGGCTTATATGCGGTCATCGTCTTTGCGAAGAGCTGCATTAAGG GCGTTAGCAAAGACATTGACAGTGGATGAACTAGTTTACCTGAGAGAACAATTTACGCTGCTCGAACCAAATAAAAGTGGCAGCATaactttagaaaatttgaagctG GCCCTGATGAGAAATGCAACTGATGCAATGAAAGAGTCTCGCATTCCTGATTTCCTAGCATCG CTAAACGCACTTCAATACAGAAGGATGGATTTCGAAGAGTTCTGTGCAGCTGCTTTGAGCGTCCATCAGATGGAGGCACTTGATAATTGGGAACAGCATGCCCGTTCCGCATACGAACATTTTGAGAAGGATGGAAACAGGGCCATCGTAATTGATGAACTTGCTTCG GAACTTGGTCTTTCACCTTCTGTCCCGGTTCACGCCGTCCTCCATGATTGGATAAGACACACTGATGGGAAGCTAAGCTTCCTTGGGTTCATCAAATTGTTGCATGGAATGTCCAGCCGAACAGCCACAAAGACGTAG